The Burkholderia ambifaria AMMD genome contains the following window.
CGTATTCCTCGGTGGTGCGGGCGCGCGACAGCGTGACCTGCGACGAGCTGATCACGTTCGCGAGCGGCGTGCGCATGTCGTGTGCGAGATCGGACGAGAACTGCGACAGCCGCACGAACGCGCGCTCGAGCCGGTCGAGCATCCGGTTGACCGACGTGGCGAGCTCGTGCAATTCGACCGGGCCACCGCGTGCATCGAGACGCGCATTCAGGTTGTGTGCCTCGATGCGCGAGGTCTGCCGGCCGAGGCTCTCGACCGGGCGCAGGCCGCGGGACGCGACCGCGTAGCCGAGTGCGCCGACCAGCAGCGCGCCGAGGGCGGCCGCGAGCCAGATGTCGACGCGATAGCTTTCCAGCAGCGACTGGCGATCGGCCGCCGTGCGCGCGAGCGCGACCTGGATGGCTTCGCCCGACGGCAGCGTGGCGTGCGCACGCACGCAGCGCGACGTGCCGATGCCGGGCGGAGCGCAGGTGAACGGGCTCGCCGCCACGGCCGCTGCGTCGGCCGGCTGCGGCCGAGCGATCACCGACGCGAGCGTGTTGCCGGCTTCGTCGGTGTGTTCGACGAGCGGACGGTTCGCGGCGTCATAGATGCCGAGATAGACGCCCGGATGCGACAGCAGCACTTCATGGAAGACGGCCGGATCGGCGCGCAATGCCGCCGTCGAACCGCTCGCGCGCGCAAGCTGCAGGAACTGGTTGAGCTTGCCGGCGATTTCGATATCGTCGCGCCGGGTCAGCTCGGCGGACAGCGAGCGATACAGGTACGCGCCGGTCAGCGCGAACACGAGCGCGGCGACGGCGGCGAACGCGAGCGTCAGGCGCCGGAGCAGCGAATACGGCGCGGGGCCGCCGGTCACGAGCGATCCTCGAGCACGTAGCCCATGCCGCGGATCGTGTGGATCAGCTTCTTCTCGTACGCGTTGTCGATCTTCGCGCGCAGGCGCTTGATCGCCGCATCGACGACGTTCGTGTCGCTGTCGAAATTCATGTCCCAGATCTGCGACGTGATGAAGGTGCGCGTCAGCACCTCGCCTTCGCGTTCCGCGAGCAGCTGCAGCAGCGCGAATTCCTGCGCGGTCAGGTCGATGCGGTTGTCCGCGCGCCGTACCCGGCGCTTGATCAGGTCGATCTCGAGATCGGCGACCTGCAGGAGGTCGCGTGCATTGCGCGGCGCGCGCCGCAGCAGTGAACGGATACGGGCGAGGAACTCCGCATACGCGAACGGCTTGAGCAGGTAGTCGTCGGCGCCCAGTTCGAGCCCCGTGACCTTGTCCTCGATCGCGTCGCGCGCCGTCAGCAGCAGGACCGGCGTCTGCTTCTGCGCGCGCAGCCGCCGGAGCACCTCGAAGCCGTCCAGCTCGGGCAGCATCACGTCGAGCACGACGAGATCGAAATCCTCGTGCAGCGCGAGGAACAGCCCGTCCTTGCCGTTCTCGGCCACGTCGACCGTATAGCTCGCCTCCGCCAGCCCCTTGCGCAGGTAGGACGCCATCTTGGGTTCGTCTTCGACTATCAGTATCCGCATGGTGGAGCAGGCCGTTCGTGATTCATCCGTGATTCCAGCCGGTCAGTGTAACGCGTGAGCTTAGGGCGCCGCGCGTGCGCGAAAGA
Protein-coding sequences here:
- a CDS encoding heavy metal response regulator transcription factor, with amino-acid sequence MRILIVEDEPKMASYLRKGLAEASYTVDVAENGKDGLFLALHEDFDLVVLDVMLPELDGFEVLRRLRAQKQTPVLLLTARDAIEDKVTGLELGADDYLLKPFAYAEFLARIRSLLRRAPRNARDLLQVADLEIDLIKRRVRRADNRIDLTAQEFALLQLLAEREGEVLTRTFITSQIWDMNFDSDTNVVDAAIKRLRAKIDNAYEKKLIHTIRGMGYVLEDRS
- a CDS encoding heavy metal sensor histidine kinase, yielding MTGGPAPYSLLRRLTLAFAAVAALVFALTGAYLYRSLSAELTRRDDIEIAGKLNQFLQLARASGSTAALRADPAVFHEVLLSHPGVYLGIYDAANRPLVEHTDEAGNTLASVIARPQPADAAAVAASPFTCAPPGIGTSRCVRAHATLPSGEAIQVALARTAADRQSLLESYRVDIWLAAALGALLVGALGYAVASRGLRPVESLGRQTSRIEAHNLNARLDARGGPVELHELATSVNRMLDRLERAFVRLSQFSSDLAHDMRTPLANVISSSQVTLSRARTTEEYEALIDSNIEECERLQRMIENMLFLARTDNARQHLKTVELDAGAELRRLASYFQALADEAGVHLAVQGEAPVVADATLFRRAVSNLASNALEHAQAGSTIELTVSTRPGYAVVEVTNRGVEIPPEQMERIFERFYRIDSSRHGAARNAGLGLAIVKSIIELHRGKVEVESRDGRTTFALYFPARAA